One segment of Scyliorhinus torazame isolate Kashiwa2021f chromosome 14, sScyTor2.1, whole genome shotgun sequence DNA contains the following:
- the LOC140390227 gene encoding uncharacterized protein, giving the protein METKSIIHSGEKPYACTICGRCFCRSSGLSRHKHSHTSEKPCKCGDCGKGFSYPFELEIHQRMHTGERLFTCSMCGKGCTHFSALRKHWRVHTDKRPFKCSDCGKSYKSSWELTCHQRVHTDERPFRCSHCGTGFRRSSDLTVHQRSHTGEKPFICPMCGKGFTQSSQLSTHQLVHTDKRPFKCSDCEKSFKSKKHLVTHQRVHTGERPFTCSVCGKGFGRSSYLLKHQLVHTGERPFTCSECGKGFACSSYLLKHQRVHSGEKPFTCSVCGKRFTCSSNLLKHQRVHTGERPFTCSTCGKGFTVSSNLLKHQRVHK; this is encoded by the coding sequence ATGGAAACGAAAAGCATAATTCACAGCGGAGAGAAACCATATGCATGTACTATATGTGGTCGATGCTTCTGCCGATCATCTGGCCTGTCGAGACACAAGCACAGTCATACCAGTGAAAAACCCTGTAAGTGTGGAGATTGTGGAAAGGGGTTCAGTTACCCAtttgagctggagattcatcagcgcatgcacaccggggagagactgttcacctgctccatgtgtggtaaGGGATGCACTCATTTCTCTGCCTTGCGGAAACACTGGCgagttcacactgacaagagaccttTCAAGTGTTCAGACTGTGGAAAGAGCTACAAAAGCTCCTGGGAACTGAcatgccatcaacgtgttcacactgatgaaagACCATTCAGGTGCTCCCACTGCGGGACTGGAttcagacgatcatctgacctcactgtgcaccaacgtagtcacactggggagaagccattcatctgccccatgtgtgggaagggattcacgcagTCATCCCAGCTCAGTACGCATCAACTGGTACACACTGataagagaccatttaaatgttctGATTGTGAGAAAAGCTTTAAAAGCAAAAAACATCTGgtgacgcaccagcgagttcacacaggagagagaccattcacctgctctgtgtgtggcaagGGCTTTGGCCGCTCGTCctacctgctgaaacaccaactggttcatactggggagaggccattcacttgctccgagtgtgggaagggatttgcttgtTCATCctacctgctgaaacaccaacgggttcacagcggtgagaagccattcacctgttccgtGTGTGGGAAAAGGTTCACCTGTTCATCTAACCTGCTGAAAcatcaacgggttcacactggcgagaggccattcacttgctctacaTGTGGCAAAGGATTTACtgtttcatccaacctgctgaaacatcagcgagttcacaagtga